From Hydrogenothermus marinus, one genomic window encodes:
- a CDS encoding outer membrane protein assembly factor BamD — protein sequence MKKLLIVALVFSLFLSCAKKEFYPKDIYYQGMKAYKEKKYDKAKDYLKKAIYKAKGMTTEDIMNAKFALANIYFHQKQYVDAIVEFEEYISMYPTAPNIPEALYKLAISYLKVSPDYQRDLTYVRKAEEKAKEIIINYPNSKYVEKAKEIIKKVKQIEIKHYKDIADLYEHLGKPYSAYFYYNFIYNKYYNYIDKDYIKYKMGINLLKTQQQYEDTIEDYKEKLKELEEKIKKEKNLDKKNVLQNRKKLLEEQLYTYEKRIKESKIKGKEILKELAKKGKYKKEIENILKKYN from the coding sequence ATGAAAAAATTATTAATAGTAGCTTTAGTATTTAGTTTATTTTTATCCTGTGCTAAAAAAGAGTTTTATCCAAAGGATATATACTATCAAGGTATGAAAGCTTATAAAGAAAAAAAATATGATAAAGCAAAAGATTATCTAAAAAAAGCCATATACAAAGCAAAAGGTATGACAACTGAAGATATAATGAATGCTAAATTTGCCCTTGCAAATATATATTTCCATCAAAAACAGTATGTAGATGCAATTGTAGAGTTTGAAGAATATATATCTATGTATCCTACTGCACCAAATATACCAGAAGCTCTTTATAAATTGGCTATTTCTTACTTAAAAGTTTCACCAGATTATCAAAGGGACCTTACATATGTAAGAAAAGCAGAAGAAAAAGCAAAAGAGATAATAATAAATTACCCTAATAGTAAATATGTAGAAAAAGCAAAAGAAATAATAAAGAAAGTTAAACAAATAGAGATTAAACATTATAAAGATATAGCAGATTTATATGAGCATCTTGGGAAACCTTACTCAGCTTATTTTTATTACAACTTTATTTACAACAAATATTACAACTATATTGATAAAGATTATATAAAGTATAAAATGGGAATAAATCTCTTAAAGACACAACAGCAGTATGAAGATACTATAGAAGACTATAAAGAAAAACTAAAAGAGTTAGAAGAAAAAATAAAGAAAGAGAAAAATTTAGATAAAAAGAATGTTTTACAAAATAGAAAAAAACTTTTAGAAGAGCAATTATATACATACGAAAAAAGAATCAAAGAAAGTAAAATAAAAGGTAAAGAAATATTAAAAGAACTTGCTAAAAAAGGGAAATATAAAAAAGAGATTGAAAATATCTTGAAAAAATATAATTAA
- the rsfS gene encoding ribosome silencing factor — MVEAIEDKKGKDTVVLNIGKVNPIADYMIITSGDVPTHTRAIADEIMKTLKEEGLTHSHVEGYTEGRWIAIDYGDIMVHIFLPELRDYYQLEWLWQDAPKLELKTAEG; from the coding sequence ATAGTAGAAGCAATAGAAGATAAAAAAGGTAAAGATACAGTTGTCTTAAATATTGGTAAAGTAAACCCAATAGCAGATTATATGATAATTACCTCAGGAGATGTTCCAACCCATACCAGAGCTATTGCAGATGAAATAATGAAAACTCTAAAAGAAGAAGGCTTAACCCACTCTCATGTAGAAGGTTATACAGAAGGAAGATGGATAGCTATAGATTATGGAGATATTATGGTGCATATATTTTTACCTGAACTTAGAGATTATTATCAACTTGAATGGCTTTGGCAAGATGCACCAAAACTTGAATTAAAAACAGCAGAAGGCTAA
- the murI gene encoding glutamate racemase — MSIGVFDSGIGGLTVFKSISENFPEANIYYIGDTARVPYGNKSAETIIRYSLELSNFLIKNFNVDLLVIACNSASSYAFETVKKYTNIPVIDVITAGVLNAISKTKNKKIGVIGTQATIRSKSYEKKIKDIGKDYQVFSKACPLFVPLVEEGRIKGNITRLIIKDYLDDIVNEGIDTLILGCTHYPLLKDEIKNLYPDLNIVDSTDIIPQFIKNQNINLKENGERRIFITDESPSFYVLKDLLIPDLDIEKVELSEICTL, encoded by the coding sequence ATGTCTATTGGAGTTTTTGATTCTGGTATAGGTGGTCTTACTGTTTTTAAATCTATTTCAGAAAATTTTCCAGAAGCTAACATTTACTATATAGGTGATACTGCAAGAGTTCCTTATGGAAATAAATCAGCAGAAACAATAATAAGATATAGTCTTGAGCTTTCAAATTTTTTAATAAAAAACTTTAATGTTGATCTTCTTGTTATTGCTTGTAATTCTGCATCTTCTTATGCTTTTGAAACAGTAAAAAAATATACAAATATTCCTGTAATAGATGTAATTACGGCTGGAGTTTTAAATGCTATTTCTAAAACAAAGAATAAAAAAATAGGAGTAATAGGTACTCAAGCTACCATAAGAAGTAAATCTTATGAAAAAAAAATAAAGGATATAGGAAAAGATTATCAAGTTTTCTCAAAAGCTTGTCCTTTATTTGTACCTCTTGTAGAAGAAGGAAGAATAAAAGGAAATATTACAAGACTTATAATAAAAGACTACTTAGACGATATTGTTAATGAAGGAATAGATACATTAATACTTGGTTGTACCCATTATCCTTTATTAAAGGATGAAATTAAAAATTTGTATCCTGATTTAAACATTGTCGATTCTACAGATATAATTCCTCAATTTATTAAAAATCAAAATATTAATCTAAAAGAAAATGGAGAGAGAAGAATATTTATTACAGATGAATCTCCATCTTTTTATGTTCTAAAAGATTTATTAATACCGGATTTAGACATAGAAAAAGTTGAACTATCTGAAATATGTACACTATAG
- the atpB gene encoding F0F1 ATP synthase subunit A: MEGLYTNHITMTIIEMIVVFAIFAIFAKNPKLVPSPIQNIFEAYIDFAKNMIEENMGKRGMKYFPLVAGIGLFVFFGNLLGMIPGLEAPTANINTTFALALLVFFYYNFEGIREQGFFKYFSHFFGPIKWMAPLYFIIEIISHLSRPLTLALRLFANMTSGEILTIVLIFLVPLLVPLPIMFIHLFEVFLQTYVFMILTTAYIATAIIEPEH; the protein is encoded by the coding sequence GTGGAAGGTCTTTACACAAACCATATAACGATGACAATTATTGAAATGATAGTTGTATTTGCAATTTTTGCAATCTTTGCTAAAAATCCAAAATTGGTACCTTCTCCAATTCAGAATATATTTGAAGCTTATATTGACTTTGCAAAAAATATGATAGAAGAAAATATGGGAAAAAGAGGGATGAAATACTTCCCTTTAGTTGCAGGTATTGGCTTATTTGTATTCTTTGGTAATCTACTTGGAATGATACCAGGACTTGAAGCTCCTACTGCCAATATAAATACTACCTTTGCTTTAGCTCTTCTTGTATTCTTTTACTATAACTTTGAAGGAATTAGAGAACAAGGATTTTTTAAATATTTTAGCCATTTTTTTGGACCAATAAAGTGGATGGCTCCTTTATATTTTATAATAGAAATAATATCTCATTTAAGTAGACCTTTAACTCTTGCTCTTCGTCTTTTTGCAAATATGACAAGTGGTGAAATACTAACTATAGTATTAATATTTTTAGTTCCTTTACTTGTTCCATTACCAATAATGTTTATTCACCTTTTTGAAGTATTTTTACAAACTTATGTATTTATGATTCTTACAACTGCCTATATAGCAACTGCAATTATAGAACCTGAGCATTAA
- a CDS encoding adenine nucleotide alpha hydrolase family protein: MVDIKKIIVNIDITASSVKAIEWGKTLAKLSNAELILFYDMEEVKAAEDYANLFAFPLDINVEEKTKEKVKKIFEEYMKEFEGNYKYEFFCCGKDNLTRYVEENKVDLAILAEKYLSITPKIKCPVLITK, translated from the coding sequence ATGGTAGATATCAAAAAGATAATAGTAAATATAGATATAACTGCAAGCTCAGTTAAAGCAATAGAGTGGGGAAAAACATTAGCAAAATTATCAAATGCTGAGTTAATACTGTTTTACGATATGGAAGAAGTTAAAGCAGCTGAAGATTATGCAAATTTATTTGCATTTCCTTTAGATATTAATGTAGAAGAAAAAACAAAAGAAAAAGTAAAAAAAATATTTGAAGAATATATGAAAGAATTTGAAGGAAATTATAAATATGAGTTTTTCTGTTGTGGTAAAGATAATTTAACAAGATACGTAGAAGAAAACAAAGTAGATTTAGCAATACTTGCTGAAAAATATTTATCAATTACACCAAAAATTAAATGTCCTGTTTTGATAACTAAATAA
- a CDS encoding ATP synthase F0 subunit C, translating into MRKFTVFMLLLLVAGAYTGAFADLGSADAEKIAKAIFYGALAIGAGVAVGAAAGGGGAGLGSAVQGVIEGMARNPNMGPKLLTTMFIGMALIETFVLYGFLIAIIFMFTGIYDGSAGFTRG; encoded by the coding sequence ATGAGAAAATTTACAGTTTTCATGCTCTTACTCTTAGTTGCAGGTGCATATACAGGAGCTTTTGCTGATCTTGGCAGTGCAGATGCTGAGAAAATTGCAAAAGCTATATTTTATGGTGCACTTGCAATAGGTGCTGGAGTTGCAGTAGGTGCTGCTGCTGGTGGTGGTGGTGCAGGTCTTGGTTCTGCAGTTCAAGGTGTTATTGAAGGAATGGCAAGAAACCCTAATATGGGTCCTAAACTTTTAACAACAATGTTTATTGGTATGGCACTTATAGAAACTTTTGTTCTTTATGGTTTCTTAATTGCAATCATATTCATGTTTACAGGAATCTACGACGGTTCTGCAGGATTTACTAGAGGATAA
- the rpmH gene encoding 50S ribosomal protein L34, producing MAEKIHNNLSNKKRKRTSGFLARKRTKSGRKILARRRRKGRKRLAV from the coding sequence ATGGCTGAAAAAATACATAATAATTTATCAAACAAAAAAAGAAAAAGAACTTCAGGTTTTTTAGCAAGAAAAAGAACTAAATCAGGAAGAAAAATACTTGCAAGAAGAAGAAGAAAAGGTAGAAAAAGATTGGCAGTTTAA
- the rnpA gene encoding ribonuclease P protein component yields MKKSKEIKDILKTGISFKGIYFIALIKKNNLNYPRFAFVVSKKFSKKAVERNRVKRILREALRLVLPKMKNFSYDIVLVPKKNLLKKKMSDLNKDIKALIEFLRELNEKNFN; encoded by the coding sequence ATAAAGAAATCTAAAGAGATAAAAGATATTTTAAAAACAGGAATAAGTTTTAAAGGAATTTATTTTATAGCATTAATAAAAAAGAATAATCTTAATTATCCAAGATTTGCATTTGTTGTATCTAAAAAATTTTCTAAAAAAGCTGTAGAAAGAAATAGAGTAAAAAGGATATTAAGGGAAGCATTAAGATTAGTTCTTCCAAAAATGAAAAATTTTAGTTATGATATAGTTTTAGTACCAAAAAAAAATCTGTTAAAAAAGAAAATGTCTGATTTAAATAAAGATATAAAAGCTTTGATAGAGTTTTTAAGAGAGTTAAATGAAAAAAATTTTAATTAA
- the yidD gene encoding membrane protein insertion efficiency factor YidD, whose amino-acid sequence MKKILINFIKFYQRFISPAFPSSCRYYPTCSHYSIEAIEKYGVLKGSVKAIWRILRCNPFSKGGIDKP is encoded by the coding sequence ATGAAAAAAATTTTAATTAATTTTATTAAGTTCTATCAGAGATTTATCTCACCTGCATTTCCTTCTTCTTGCAGGTATTATCCTACATGTTCCCATTATAGTATAGAGGCTATAGAAAAGTATGGTGTTTTAAAAGGTAGTGTTAAAGCTATATGGAGAATATTAAGATGTAATCCTTTTTCAAAAGGTGGAATAGATAAACCATAA